The following nucleotide sequence is from Bacteroidales bacterium.
CATTCAAACACTGATTGTGCAAGGAGAACATCAACACCTTGATTTTAAGTTCGAGATCAATGATGCCCGGAAAATAGCCAGGTCATTTGTTGCATTTGCCAATTCAGAGGGCGGGAAGCTACTTATTGGAGTGAAAGATAATGGAAGTGTTGCCGGTGTCCGTACCGAAGAAGAACATTACATGATTGAAGCGGCGGCTTCCTATTATTGTCTTCCACCGGTTCCTTACAGTGTCCGGAAATGGGAACTGGAGGGGAAAACCGTGCTGGAAGTGGATATTCCTGAAGGCAAAGACAAACCCTATCTGGTCAAGTTGAAAGAGGAGACACCTAAAGCCTATGTCCGTATTGCTGATGAAAACATCAGGGCATCCCATATACAGGTCATGGCATGGAAAAAACAAAAATATCCTTCAGGTCTTTTAATCGACGATGCAGAAAACCAAAGCAGGTTGCTGCATTATATGGAGACCCTTCAGCCTGTTTCCCTTAATATGGTTTGTAAAACATTAATGTTGACCCGGAAAAAAGCTGAACATCTTTTGGCGGATATGGTATACCTGAATGTATTGGATATCTTATATCAGGATGATAAAGTTTTGTTCCGGATCAAAAATAAACCGGATGTTTTTTGAACAGTTTAAAAATATATAAAGGCTCATGATGGATCAGATAGTAAAAGATGTTCGTAAATCATTGAAAGAAAGTGCCGATGATAAGACGCTTTCTACCGGTCAGCGTTTTTTCAAAGAACAGATCCAATTCTATGGGGTAAGGATACCGTTGGTAAACCAGATCAGCAAACAGTTTTTCGATACGATAAAGCAACGTGAAAAAAGTGAGATTTTTGCCTTATGTGAAGAATTGTGGAAGTCCGGATACAGTGAAGAGTCATATGTTGCCTGTAACTGGTCATATTATATCCATGAACGGTATACCCCGGAAGATTTCAGTGTTTTTGACAGGTGGGTTGATCTATATGTCAGTAATTGGGCTTCCTGCGATACATTATGTAATCATTCCGTAGGGACATTTGTTGAAATGTATCCGGAATATGTAAACAGGTTGAAGGAGTGGGCAAAATCAGATAACCGTTGGCTCCGGAGGGCAGCGGCCGTCACCCTGATCATTCCTGCACGGAAGGGACAGTTCTTAAATGATATCTTCGACATTGCAAATATCCTGCTTGAGGACGGCGATGATCTCGTCCAAAAAGGATACGGATGGATGCTTAAAGCAGCCAGTGAGGCCCACCGGAAAGAGGTTTTTGATTTTGTGGTATCAAAAAAGGCAGTAATGCCCCGTACCGCATTGCGCTATGCCATAGAAAAAATGCCTGTGGATCTGAGGGCTTTGGCCATGAAAAAATAACTTTGGACCTGGTTGAGAAAACCCGGAAAGATTGCTGGCAAAATCACTGTTGATGTTTTTCATCAATGTGGATCAAAATACTCATTATTGGTCAAATCTTTTAATCCTGGGAAAATCGTACCGATCGTCCGGAAGTCCGGTGAATGTGCATTGTTGATACAACATATTGCGTTGATTTATCCAATGAAAGATCAAGCTTGTCAAAAAAATATAGTTGTAAAATGTGCTTTGAAATAAAAAGATATATCTTTGCGTCGGTTAAATAATTGTTATGACAAAGATGTTATGTTTTAAATCAATTCCTGCATTTTTGTTGAATAATAAGTAATTAAATCTAATACCTTTTGGGAATTGAAGGTTAAATCTTAAATTGTTAAACATGAAAAAAATCTTTATCACGTTTGCTGTATTGTTAACAGTGGTATTTGTGAGTAATGCTCAGCTATTTGTGGGAGGATCATTGGGATTGTCAACTACCGGAGGAAAAGAAAAGACAGGATCAAACTCGGTAGATAAAGAATCAACTTTTGGTTTTGAGATCTCTCCTAAAGTAGGTTATTATTTGAGTGATAAATTTGCTATTGGTGGAGAAGTTACCCTTGGCTTCGAATCTGAAAAAACACCTGATGCCAATGGTGGCGATGATCAAAAAGATAACTTTTTCAGTTGGGGCATAGCGCCTTTTGCCCGTTATAGTGTGGCTGAATTCGGTAAATTCAGCGTGTTGCTGGAAGGAGGAGTAGGTATTTTCGGAGGTACAAGTAAGACCAAACTAGGATCACAGTCATTTGACGGACCTTCATTATTCGGCTTTGGCGTTAATGTGACCCCATTATTGTCATACAGCCTGTCTGATAGGTTCAATCTGGAAATGGGGCTTAACTTTTTGAATTTTGGCTTCAACACATGGACAATAAAAACAGATGGAAATCCTGACGATACCAAAGACAGAACCACTAATTTCGGATTTGGAGTAGATACAGATAATGTATTTCAGGCAGACCTCGGAGCCGTTACTATCGGCTTTATTTACAAGTTCTAAATTTATGAGACCTATATAATATGCCAAGCCCGGGAATTTCTCCCGGGTTTTTTATTACCT
It contains:
- a CDS encoding ATP-binding protein, whose protein sequence is MQGEHQHLDFKFEINDARKIARSFVAFANSEGGKLLIGVKDNGSVAGVRTEEEHYMIEAAASYYCLPPVPYSVRKWELEGKTVLEVDIPEGKDKPYLVKLKEETPKAYVRIADENIRASHIQVMAWKKQKYPSGLLIDDAENQSRLLHYMETLQPVSLNMVCKTLMLTRKKAEHLLADMVYLNVLDILYQDDKVLFRIKNKPDVF
- a CDS encoding DNA alkylation repair protein; this encodes MMDQIVKDVRKSLKESADDKTLSTGQRFFKEQIQFYGVRIPLVNQISKQFFDTIKQREKSEIFALCEELWKSGYSEESYVACNWSYYIHERYTPEDFSVFDRWVDLYVSNWASCDTLCNHSVGTFVEMYPEYVNRLKEWAKSDNRWLRRAAAVTLIIPARKGQFLNDIFDIANILLEDGDDLVQKGYGWMLKAASEAHRKEVFDFVVSKKAVMPRTALRYAIEKMPVDLRALAMKK
- a CDS encoding porin family protein translates to MKKIFITFAVLLTVVFVSNAQLFVGGSLGLSTTGGKEKTGSNSVDKESTFGFEISPKVGYYLSDKFAIGGEVTLGFESEKTPDANGGDDQKDNFFSWGIAPFARYSVAEFGKFSVLLEGGVGIFGGTSKTKLGSQSFDGPSLFGFGVNVTPLLSYSLSDRFNLEMGLNFLNFGFNTWTIKTDGNPDDTKDRTTNFGFGVDTDNVFQADLGAVTIGFIYKF